CCCAGATGGCATACATCTATCACGTCGCCGGACTTAAGGACGCGGAGGAGAAAACCCTCAGCTTCATCGAGAATACGTTCGACCCCAACAGGGAGGTACACCCCCTCGATGCGGTGCTCACCATGTACCGCTACTTCGGCTACGCCTACGGCAGCGATAGAGCAATCGACATGATCAACGGACTTCTAAAGGTACATCCACTGCTCAGCTTCTCCTGATTTTTAATTTCGGAAGGTTTAAATAGTAACACACCCTGGAGTAAATGGAGGGTGTGACGTGACGCCAGCACTCCCAAAAAGGGATGTATACATAAGTGGGGCAATAGCCCTTTTTTCCCTGACTCTAGCCATAGCCTTCCTACCCAATAGAACCATCACCTACGATGGGGCCCTGTACATAAATATCGCAAGGAATCTCCTCAAGGGCATAACGAACTACACCTACCAAGGGGTCTACATGATGTACCGTCCACCAGTCTATGTCTACACGCTCTCGCTTCTCTTTAGGTTCGTTCCACCCCACTCCCACCTAGAGACAGCCCGGCTCGTCTCAGCGTTCTTTTACGCCCTGACGGCTGGCCTCGTATATATCTTTGCTATGGAGCTCTGGAAAGACCGGCTGAAGGCGTTTACGGCGGCTATGTTCTACGTCTTCAATCCCCTGGCTTTTGCGATGGGCACCCGCGAGCTCGTCCACAGCGAGTTCACGTTTTTCTACACCCTCGCCATATACCTACTGTATACCGGGAGAAAGAGGGGCGAAGCCATGAAGCTGTACCTCTCGTTCATAATAGCGGGAATAGCGGTGCTGACCAGATACACAGGACTCTCGATACTGGGGGTTATAATAGCATACCTGTATCTGACCGAACACTGGGACTGGGCAAAGAAAAAGGAGTATCCCCTCGGGTTCCTCCTCTTCATCCTTGTCCTCCTGCCCTGGATGTACATGGGGCATCTCTATTATGGCGGTGCGTTTAAGCCCTTCAGCGTGGCCACCCAGTACGTAACCAACGCACCACCTGTTTCAGCATTCGACTACGTGGGAATGATAGCCAACACCCTGGGTATCCTCCTGTTCTTAGCAATAACCGGCTTTGTATTTCTCAAAAAGAACGACGAGGGGTGGCTTCTCATAAGCTGGCTCTTTCTGGGACTGCTGGGAATAATGACCGTAACCCATAAGGAAGAGCGCTTCATAACGTTCCTCTCTCCGGCGATTGCCCTCCTAGCCGCTCACGGCCTGTGGAGCCTGGCGGAGATTCTCCACGGACTTATAACGAGTGCCGAGCGCAGAAAGTATGCGTCTATCCTGCTCCTGATACTGTTCCTGATTCCAATTGGAAGAGACGCCCTACACCTCAAAGGGCAGTGGGACGAACAGGGGGCTGTCTATGTTAAGGTGATGGAATACGCCTCAGCCAACTACCCTTCCGTGGAATGGCTCCTTGTCTCGCCCAAGATGTACACGATGGCGGGACTGTACTACCCGGATGCAATAATCCAGGTCATAATGGACAGACAACAGGTTCGTAACAGAATCGCCAGCGGAAAGTACGACCTTATAATCAAAATGGAGAGCGACCCTCCATTAAACATCGAAGAAAGCGGTATGTACACCATCGCCAGGGAGTTCCCTGAAGAGGGCTTTAAGGTTTTCATTCGCTCCACCTCAATCCCCAAAAGCAAGGATAGCTAA
This window of the Thermococcus thermotolerans genome carries:
- a CDS encoding ArnT family glycosyltransferase encodes the protein MTPALPKRDVYISGAIALFSLTLAIAFLPNRTITYDGALYINIARNLLKGITNYTYQGVYMMYRPPVYVYTLSLLFRFVPPHSHLETARLVSAFFYALTAGLVYIFAMELWKDRLKAFTAAMFYVFNPLAFAMGTRELVHSEFTFFYTLAIYLLYTGRKRGEAMKLYLSFIIAGIAVLTRYTGLSILGVIIAYLYLTEHWDWAKKKEYPLGFLLFILVLLPWMYMGHLYYGGAFKPFSVATQYVTNAPPVSAFDYVGMIANTLGILLFLAITGFVFLKKNDEGWLLISWLFLGLLGIMTVTHKEERFITFLSPAIALLAAHGLWSLAEILHGLITSAERRKYASILLLILFLIPIGRDALHLKGQWDEQGAVYVKVMEYASANYPSVEWLLVSPKMYTMAGLYYPDAIIQVIMDRQQVRNRIASGKYDLIIKMESDPPLNIEESGMYTIAREFPEEGFKVFIRSTSIPKSKDS